A window of Aquibium oceanicum genomic DNA:
TCGTGCCCGGCCGTGGCGCGGTGATCTCAGTGCTCATCGGCTTCGCCACGATCTACATTCTGAACAACGCGATGGTGAACGCCGGCTTCCGCGGCGATTTCGTCCAGCTCTCCATGGGCGCGATCATCCTCGTCATCCTCGCCATCGACGTGAAGTTCCGCAAGAACCGGCACCGCCTGCTGGCCTCGACCTATCTCGATCCGACCGCCTTCGAAACCGAAACGGTCAAGGGCATGCAGGGGCTGATGCCCGACGAGGTCGAACCGAAGCTGAGGCAGGCGCAGACCCTCGTCGCCGGCCAGGTCGACGGGCCGGAGGACGTGCTGCTCGATACCGACGGCAACATCTATTGCGGCAGCCGCGACGGCTACCTCTTCAGGATCGCGGCACCGGAGTATTCGAAGGCCGAGGTGCTCGCCAAGATCGGCGGCCGTCCGCTCGGCCTCGCTTTCGATCGTGAGGGACGCATCGTCGTGTGCGTCGCCGGCATGGGTCTGGTGCGTGTCACCATGGACGGCAAGAGCGAACTCCTCACCGATCAAACGGAACGCAGTCTGTTCAGCGTCCAGGACGACACGACCATCCGCATGGCCGACGACCTCGACATCGCGCCCGACGGCACGATCTACTTCACCGATGCGACCAAGCGCTACGACATCGAGAACTGGGGCCTCGACCTTCTCGAAGGCAGGCCCAACGGCCGCCTGCTCTCCTATGATCCGGCCACGCGGAAGACGCGCACCGTCTGTGACAACCTCCGCTTTCCCAATGGCGTCTGCCTCACCCACGACGGCCGACACCTCCTGGTGGCAAGCACCTGGGAATGCTCGATCCTGATCTTCGATCTGGCGCGGCTGTCTGACGGACCCCGCGTCTTCGCCAGCGGCCTGCCGGGCTATCCCGACAACGTCAACCGCGCCTCCGACGGCGGATACTGGGTGGCGCTGGCCGGCATGCGCAATCCGGTCTTCGACGAGGTCATGCGCCATCCCGGTCTGCGCCGGCGCATGACCCGACGTGTTCCGCCGACCAACTGGCTGTTCGGCAACCTCAACATCGGCGGCGTCCTGAAAGTCGACGGCAAGGGCAGGATCGTCGACGCACTCTGGGATGCGCCGGACGGACCGCTCTACATGATCACGTCGATGCGCGAGCACGAGGGTTCGCTCTATCTCGGCGGTGTCACCAACGACAAGATCGGCCGCCTGAAGCTCGAAGGCGCCGACGAGACCTGGCGGGGACCGGACAGCTACTGGGGGGCGGCGCGATGATGTCGTTCTTCCGCACCCGGCGCCAGGAGCCGCCGTCGATGACGCTGGAGGGGATGCTCGGCCCCAACGGCCGCCTCGACGAGGCGCGGGGCATGAATGTCAATGCCCCTGACGCGCTGTGCGTCGCAGCCGATGGCCGACTGCTCTTCAGCGACGGCTCAAGCGTGATGGCGCTGACGGCTTGGGGCGGCGAGCCCGAACTGTTTGCGGGTTTCGACACGCCCGTCACTGCGCTCTGCCAAGGCTTCGGCGGGTTCGTCGCCGTGGGTCTTGCCGGTGGAATCCTGGCGGTTCTCGACGATACGGGCCGGCGAACCGAAAACTGGTCGCTGCCGGCTGGGCAACCCGCCTCCATCGTCGATTGCGCCTTTACTTCTGACGGTCACCTGCTGTTGGTCGATTGCGGATACCAGTCGAGCGAAAATCTTCTCGCGATGGCGGCCTGGGACGAGGAGGCGCGCGGTCGACTGCTCGCGCTGAGCCGCACGGGCGAGTTGCGTGTCATGGCGGCCGGCCTGCATTGCCCCATGGGCATCTGCCTCGATCCGGACGGTGCGCCGCTTGTTTCGTTGCTCGAAAGGGCAATGATCGTCGATGCTGGCGGAAAGCCGCGGCAGGCGGGCTACCCCGGCTATCTCGGCCGCCCGCGGCGCACGGGAGCCGGCTATGCCATTGCCTGCTGGTCGCGGCGCGATCCGCTGATCGAGTTCCTCAAGACCGAACAGACCTTCGTGGAAAAGATGAAGGCGACCATCGAACCCCGCCACTGGATCGGCCCGCGCATCAAGCCGGAATTCAGCCACGACTTCCCCATCGAACTCGGCGCGACCCGCTTGTTTGGCGAGGTGAAGCCCTGGGCGCCTTCCTTCTCCTACGGGCTGGTCATCGAGACGGACGAGACCCTGATGCCGATCGGATCCATGCAGTCGCGCGCCAACGGCCATCGCCACGGCATCTGCGACGTCGCGGTCTGGAACGGTGAGCTGGTCGCGGTCAGCAAGGGCAGCGGCGAAATCCTGAATCTCGGAAGCCGCGCATGAACACCGAGCCACTCCGCCCAGTCGTCAGTCTCGAGAAGGCCACCAAGACCTATGGTGGTATCGCCGCCCTCGCCGAGGCCGATTTCGAACTCTATGCCGGCGAGATCCACGCCCTGGTGGGCGAGAATGGTGCTGGCAAGTCGACGCTTTGCAAGCTGATTGCCGGCGTGGTGGTCCCGACGGAAGGTGTTCTGCGGGTCGACGGCGAACCCGTCGCCTTCTCCGCCCCCAAGGACGCCAGCGCGCGTGGCATCTCCATGGTCTACCAGGAGACCAGCCTTGTCCCGCAGCTGACCGTCGCCCAGAACATCGTGCTCGGCCGCGAACAGGTGTTCAACTCGGTTCGCAAGGTGCGCAACGCCGCCCGGCAGGTGCTGCAGAGGCTCAACTTTAAAGTCGATCCCTCTCAGCTTGCCGGTTCGCTCTCCGCCGCCAAGCGGCAGATGGTGGAGATCGCCCGCGCAGTGCTGAACGAGGCGCGCGTCATTATTCTCGACGAGCCGACGGCCGCGCTGACGCCGGAGGAGACCGACCACCTCTTCGATTTGATGAAATCCTTGCAGCGCAGTGGCGTCGCGATCATCTTCATCTCGCACGCCCTGGAAGAGGCGCTGACCCACGCCGACCGGATTTCCGTGCTGCGCAACGGCCGCATGATGGTCACCGGCCCGGCATCCGACTTCGACCGTGCGCGCCTGATCCGCCACATGATCGGCGAGGAGTTGGAGGAGCACGGCGCCACGACCGCCAAGGCCCGCGCGGTGCGCTCGGCCTTGCCCGTTCTGCGGGTGGAAAACATCCGCATGGGCTCCATGGTCAACAACATGTCCTTCTCGATCTTCCCGGGCGAGATCACCGGCATCGCCGGACTGATCGGCTCCGGGCGCAGCGAGGTGGCCAAGGTCATCATGGGCCACACCAAGCGCAATTTCGGCGGCGGCCGCATCTGGCTCGACGGCAAGGAGGTGCGCTACTCGATCCCCGCCCACGCGGTGGCGGACGGCATCGCCTATATCAGCGAGGATCGAAAGCTCGACGGGTTCTTCGAGACGCTGAGCGTCACCGACAACATCGGGCTCGGCTGGCTCGCCAAGTTCGGCCGGCGCACCCTGCTCGCGCCCTTCGCCCGCATGCATGGAATCGCGCGCGAATGGGAGGAACGGCTGTCGATCCGCGGCATCGGCAGCGGCCAGCCGGTCCTGCACCTGTCGGGCGGCAATCAGCAGAAGGTGGTCATCGCCAAGTCGCTGGCGCAGCAGCCGAGGCTGGTCATCTTCGACGAACCGACGCGCGGCGTCGATGTCGGCGCCATCGCAGAGATCCGCAAGATCATCCGCGACATCGCTGACACCGGAGCGGGTGTCATCCTGATCTCTTCATACCTGCCAGAGATTCTCGATCTGTCGGACCGCATCCTGGTGGCCAAGTCCGGCACCATCGCCGCCGAGTTCTCACGCGCGGAAGCAACCGCCGAGCGGATCCTCCACGCGGCCGTGCACTGAGGCGAAGCCTCGGGCCTTTATTGGGCGCTGGCTATAGCCCGCTCCAGAACCCTTCGTGCACCTTGGCGGATTCCTCGGCGAGCAGCGGCCCGACAACCTCGACCTTCCGCTGGCCCGAGGCGAAGACCGCGCTGCAGGGCAGGTCCATCGTCAGGTTCTCCGGATCGGGCCCGATCAGGTCCTTCAGCGCCTTCTCGCTCATCCCGTGCACGACGCAGCCGACACCGGTCCAGTAGACCGATCCGGCGCACATCGCGCAGGGTTCCGCGCTCGTGTACATCGTGCAGCCGGCGAGGAAGTCGACATCGTATCGCAGCGACGCCTCGGTCATCAGGTTGCGTTCGGCATGACCCGTCCGGTCGCCTTTGGTACCGCAGGTGTTCATCGCCTCGAGGAGCACGTTTCCGTCCGCATCCGCGAGAAGCGCGCCGAAAGGGTGGTCTCCGCGGGCGCGGGATTCGCTCGCCAGTTCGATCGTGCGTCCAAGCAGTTCGAGGTCGCGCGCGCTGCTGATCGGCATTCTTCACTCTCCGTTCGACGGGCGGATTCCTACCCCCGGCGAGCAAAGCCGGCAAGGGATCTGTGCAACAAAGATGCACATTGCCGAACTGGTTAGAAATTAGGCATTGGCATGCCGGCTGCATAGAGCGACGGCAGCGGTTCCAGGGAATTCCCCGGCCAAGCCACGATTTCCGGCGAATCCGAACTGGCACGCATCCTGCATCGTCATTCCCCGAGTAGAAGCGGTCAGGGCGGGAAGGCCCGGGACATTGCTCGGCAAAAACGATCCCGCTGAACAAGGCCGATCCATGCCGACTGCTCGCTCCGCCTCGCGCGAAATCTCCAGAACCATGTCCGCCGTCCGGCCGTGCCCCAGGCGGGCCGGCTGCGCCGGAGGGCGCCAACCAGCCAGAACAGGGGTACCCGGAATGCTGAAATCAATAATCAAGACTCTGCTCGGCGGCATCTTCGTCGCAGCGGGCGCGGTATCGGTCGCGCAGGCCGCCGACAAGGTGGTGTACCAGCTCGACTGGCTGCCTGGCGGCGACAAGGCGCCTATCTACGTCTGCATCCAGAAGGGCTTCTGCGCCGACGCCGGCCTGGAGGTGACGATCGAGTCCGGCCGCGGCTCCTCGGAAGCCATCACGAAGCTCGCCACCGGTGTCTCCGACATCGGTTCCGCCGGCATCGGCGCCCTGATGGCGGCGAAGGCCGCCGAGGACGTCCCGGTCACCGCCGTCATGTCGCTCTTCAACAAAGGCCCGCATGCCTTCTACACGATCAAGGGCACGATGACGACGATCGAGGACGTCAAGGGCAAGTCCGTCGCCACGTCGCCCTTCACCGAATCGAACATCTACCTTCCTCTGGTGCTGGAAGACATCGGCATGTCGGAAGCCGACATCACGCTCACCAAGGCCGATCCCGGCGCACTGGGCCCGATGCTGATGACCGGCGCGACCGACGTCATCATCGCCTGGCTCACGGATGTCGCGCGCTACACCGGCCAGGCCAAGGAAGCCGGCAAGGAACTGGTGATTCTGCCC
This region includes:
- a CDS encoding ABC transporter permease, yielding MAADFDFSSLPRQHVPRVVLSPRRIASDVLSKGWVESLIPFVALICAVLGVLATTEDYFSAANVRNLAQYAADGGLVVLALLIVVAVGGIDLSVGSNFAMSAFVALFCFHILELPVPAALAATLAAGALVGVVNGTIAGLLGCGALLTTLGTMITVRGLYTLASQAQLVEISTSARMDDLWDWIGFEKVLTFPVGFWVLAIVAAVVFVMFRQTRFGWHVLAVGGNRKAARHGGIRVKSTIFFAYVLAGAIVGLAGFLYAARQNSVGSDTGIGLEFFALTALVVGLGGFVPGRGAVISVLIGFATIYILNNAMVNAGFRGDFVQLSMGAIILVILAIDVKFRKNRHRLLASTYLDPTAFETETVKGMQGLMPDEVEPKLRQAQTLVAGQVDGPEDVLLDTDGNIYCGSRDGYLFRIAAPEYSKAEVLAKIGGRPLGLAFDREGRIVVCVAGMGLVRVTMDGKSELLTDQTERSLFSVQDDTTIRMADDLDIAPDGTIYFTDATKRYDIENWGLDLLEGRPNGRLLSYDPATRKTRTVCDNLRFPNGVCLTHDGRHLLVASTWECSILIFDLARLSDGPRVFASGLPGYPDNVNRASDGGYWVALAGMRNPVFDEVMRHPGLRRRMTRRVPPTNWLFGNLNIGGVLKVDGKGRIVDALWDAPDGPLYMITSMREHEGSLYLGGVTNDKIGRLKLEGADETWRGPDSYWGAAR
- a CDS encoding SMP-30/gluconolactonase/LRE family protein; protein product: MMSFFRTRRQEPPSMTLEGMLGPNGRLDEARGMNVNAPDALCVAADGRLLFSDGSSVMALTAWGGEPELFAGFDTPVTALCQGFGGFVAVGLAGGILAVLDDTGRRTENWSLPAGQPASIVDCAFTSDGHLLLVDCGYQSSENLLAMAAWDEEARGRLLALSRTGELRVMAAGLHCPMGICLDPDGAPLVSLLERAMIVDAGGKPRQAGYPGYLGRPRRTGAGYAIACWSRRDPLIEFLKTEQTFVEKMKATIEPRHWIGPRIKPEFSHDFPIELGATRLFGEVKPWAPSFSYGLVIETDETLMPIGSMQSRANGHRHGICDVAVWNGELVAVSKGSGEILNLGSRA
- a CDS encoding sugar ABC transporter ATP-binding protein; protein product: MNTEPLRPVVSLEKATKTYGGIAALAEADFELYAGEIHALVGENGAGKSTLCKLIAGVVVPTEGVLRVDGEPVAFSAPKDASARGISMVYQETSLVPQLTVAQNIVLGREQVFNSVRKVRNAARQVLQRLNFKVDPSQLAGSLSAAKRQMVEIARAVLNEARVIILDEPTAALTPEETDHLFDLMKSLQRSGVAIIFISHALEEALTHADRISVLRNGRMMVTGPASDFDRARLIRHMIGEELEEHGATTAKARAVRSALPVLRVENIRMGSMVNNMSFSIFPGEITGIAGLIGSGRSEVAKVIMGHTKRNFGGGRIWLDGKEVRYSIPAHAVADGIAYISEDRKLDGFFETLSVTDNIGLGWLAKFGRRTLLAPFARMHGIAREWEERLSIRGIGSGQPVLHLSGGNQQKVVIAKSLAQQPRLVIFDEPTRGVDVGAIAEIRKIIRDIADTGAGVILISSYLPEILDLSDRILVAKSGTIAAEFSRAEATAERILHAAVH
- a CDS encoding nucleoside deaminase, with translation MPISSARDLELLGRTIELASESRARGDHPFGALLADADGNVLLEAMNTCGTKGDRTGHAERNLMTEASLRYDVDFLAGCTMYTSAEPCAMCAGSVYWTGVGCVVHGMSEKALKDLIGPDPENLTMDLPCSAVFASGQRKVEVVGPLLAEESAKVHEGFWSGL
- a CDS encoding ABC transporter substrate-binding protein; its protein translation is MLKSIIKTLLGGIFVAAGAVSVAQAADKVVYQLDWLPGGDKAPIYVCIQKGFCADAGLEVTIESGRGSSEAITKLATGVSDIGSAGIGALMAAKAAEDVPVTAVMSLFNKGPHAFYTIKGTMTTIEDVKGKSVATSPFTESNIYLPLVLEDIGMSEADITLTKADPGALGPMLMTGATDVIIAWLTDVARYTGQAKEAGKELVILPWSAAGLELYSASLVASDKFLTERPDVAKRFLAAYKKSVEFSRDNTREAAEAVAAVVPELSVENVEGSLKDALVLVYNDVTDKDGLGTFEESRLKATWERVSKAQGLDPAALDPESIVDRSFAAGS